CAGCAGCTGCTGCAGCAATAACTTGAGTCTGTTGAGGGGAAAAAAAGATTGTGTAGATAAAAATCTAGTTCTATCCCAATAGACGGGTGAACACACACACATGCATGAAAGANNNNNNNNNNNNNNNNNNNNNNNNNNNNNNNNNNNNNNNNNNNNNNNNNNNNNNNNNNNNNNNNNNNNNNNNNNNNNNNNNNNNNNNNNNNNNNNNNNNNNNNNNNNNNNNNNNNNNNNNNNNNNNNNNNNNNNNNNNNNNNNNNNNNNNNNNNNNNNNNNNNNNNNNNNNNNNNNNNNNNNNNNNNNNNNNNNNNNNNNNNNNNNNNNNNNNNNNNNNNNNNNNNNNNNNNNNNNNNNNNNNNNNNNNNNNNNNNNNNNNNNNNNNNNNNNNNNNNNNNNNNNNNNNNNNNNNNNNNNNNNNNNNNNNNNNNNNNNNNNNNNNNNNNNNNNNNNNNNNNNNNNNNNNNNNNNNNNNNNNNNNNNNNNNNNNNNNNNNNNNNNNNNNNNNNNNNNNNNNNNNNNNNNNNNNNNNNNNNNNNNNNNNNNNNNNNNNNNNNNNNNNNNNNNNNNNNNNNNNNNNNNNNNNNNNNNNNNNNNTACAAGAAAACgtgagaaacaaaatattgaaagtCCATATTAGAGAAATTAGGTGTTTTGAGAATGTTTTCCACTTACATCCAAAGGGACCTTCCCTGAATCACTTGACAGTGAAGCGCGACTGCTAGAAATCTCTGACGATTCTCCGATCGCTGTCAGTGTGCTTGTACGATTTttaagagaaacaagagaaagaggagaCGGAGAAGCATCAACTGCATTTGTTGTACAAGTTTGTTTGCTTTGTAACCTCAAATGATCTTCGACGAGCATCAAAATCACGATTGCATTTTCCACCAGAAAGACAGAAAGCTGAGCAGCATTTTCTGCTCCAGCCTTTGCATCTTTTGGTGCTAGACCCTCTGCAGCAACACCAGCAGCTGCTGCAGCAATAACTTGAGTCTGTTGAGGGGAAAAAAAGATTGTGTAGATAAAAATCTAGTTCTATCCCAATAGACGGGTGAACACACACACATGCATGAAAGAATAATATGAGAGAACTAAGCTTTACAGCATTGTTTCTTGCAAGCAAACTCCCTGGAAAATATACATTGTGCATTTGTAAAAACAAACTCTACATTTCCTTTATCAAAGACTTATATAGCCATTAAATAGCTCATTGAAAAAAGGTATTTCAAGGAATGGAAGGAGTTGGTTATATGTGGAACTATGGAAGGtataaaagaatattaattttggtttatcgTTATATATaagatgtgaaaaaaaaaaacgcaggAAAAGTGGAGTTACCTGAGCCTGCAGTTCTCTGGCAGCAAAGTCTAGCAAACCACCAAAAAGTCTTCTTTTGAAAATTGGTAATGACTCCTCACGCCTTCAAAGAGtagaagataaaataaaaaaatgacagGATGCTAGAGATAATGACTCAAAACTACCATACCAATCTTCACAAAACCGAAATAGAAACCGTACAAAAGGCTTGAAATATGTGAAATACACAAGTGCCTCAGGACAAGTGAAGTCATTCAAATTAAGCGTGCAAAGGTGATAAAGAGTTATATGGAAATACCTAATTCTTTGCTCTCCAGTGCTAGAACCACCAACGATAGAAAGCCACTCTGCACAATGAATTGTAGCCTCGATATCCTGTAAGAAGGAAATATATGACAGAAGtaataatacttaaaaacaATGGAGCTTGAAGAGAGCTAAGGTGTAAGCCaatagaaagtaaaaacaaatatctACCTTCCAACCATCTTTTTGGCGCATTGAATGTTCCAACATTATGATCAAGAAGTTGTGAATTAGATCTTCTACCTCAGAAGAACCCGCTGAAGCAGACTGTTTCCCAGCATCTTTCTGTGTACACACAAAAGTCAGCAAAATTTGGCAGAGCTGTTGGCACTTTGTCTACAACTTACCAGCTAACATAGTTGATTATATACTCTTTTAAGGCATTAGTGGGCTCACTGACAATACAAAATTGTGATTGAAAAGGTTTAGGTTCTAGAGTTGGATGAGTACCTCATAATTCGAGATCAAAATCTCCAAGATCCACTCAGGCCATTCTTCCATTTTTGTCAGACTGCTTCTATTTTCCGGATGACTACAAGCCAAAAAGAGAAGATcctgaaaaaagaaagagggaGTTCAGAAAGTCATCAAATGAATAGAACAATGGAAGTGAACGCTTTTAAAGAAAGTCCGCAGAATAAAAGTTCCAGACAACTAATCTTAAGTTTTATCAGATTTCATGACAGATTGACAGCTATTTGGAACAAAATGCTCATACTGTTTCCTAGTACACTTATACTAACCCAGGGTCCAGAATATCACAAGCACCTTTACAACGACATTTATTCCTTGACAGTCATGACATATACCTGAAGTGCTCGGCTTTGTAGAGCCATGGACGCAGATGGTAGAGACCGCAGGAGGACTAACAAAAGTTGGGAGTGTTCAAAGCGATGACCTGAATCATAAAAGTTAAGGCCATCTTCTGTTGATGAAGCATTGATCTGCAAGAAAGCACACGTGATCGCTATAAGTTTAACCTCacaccaaaattttaaagacTAATCATGATAGACAATGCTGGCGTATGAATGTGAACCACACACATCACAACAGCCGTAGAAATTCATGATAGACAATATATGCTATCACAGAGCATTTTAGGGAGCCAGATTTAAAACCAACTTTCATCAAGTTTCACACCTTCGTGTAACAATACAAATAAGACAAGTACAAAGTTGACGTGAAAGAGCCATGCAGAAACACACCaacactattttataataagaaaCGCTATATGCTCCCTCTTTTTTCCACCCAAGTCATAGAAAGTAGTACCATGGCAATCAGAAAAGATACCCTATATACTTTTCAATCACTTTGTTCATAAAATGATTAAACAAAATGGGTATCAAGAGCATGCCATACCGAGGCTCCAAGCAAAGTTGTATAGACGTTGTCAGTCATCAGCCTGTTTGGAGCAGATTGAAATGCTTTCAGCAAAGCAAATAGGAGCAATGCGACTTTATCATCAAACATTGTTCCTCCATTTTCATGGAGTCCACTACCCAGGATGTTACTTGTCAAATCAGAACGGGCAACCGAATCAAATGTTAGGTGCCCACTAGAAATTAGAGCACCAATCAATCTAATGATCCCAACGACAACAGCATCACTATTGTCAACATTGTACACGTTATTTCTTGCACTATCAGCACTAATCGAAAGACTTATACCACCAATTTCAGAAACAGACAATATTCTCTCAGTATCTATGGAATTGGTAATGGAAATCGAGTCATTATCACAAATGACAGATGAAAATACATGCTCATTTTCTTGTGGATCTGATGCTGGTTCATTCGGAGACCCTACATTATCATCCTCAACAGAATTTCCATCAGGACCAGAAGGGTCAACACCGGAATCCAACTTCTTTACAGAACCAGACCCGTTGTTCTGACTCTTTTCACTTTGATCAGTTGATGACCTTGTTCCACTCTTACCCATAGCTAAAACATTATCCTCACCAGTTTTAGCTTCTCGCTGCAGCAGAACAAGAAGTGTTTCTATCCCACCTGATGTTATAAATACCTCTGCAAACATCTGAGCTCTTGCAGCATTCGGCTGTACAACTAACCTATACATAAGGTGTAATACCCTCGCAAcctaaaaatatgaaaaaggttAAATAGTGTCAGACAGCACGTATTTGTCATATAATTTGATTCATTGCCATTCTTCTAATTACCAACACAAAGGAATGCAATCTGTTAGATCATTATATCTCGAACTGACCCACATTTTACCATGCAAACTATTATAAGATGGTTTTCCAGAATTCAAGTATACATATTCTGACTACTATCACGCAGACTGGAAATGGCGCTAAGATGCAAGGACTGGACGGCATAACTAAAAGATGGCGAAAAATGAATTGAATTGGCATTGAATATGCAATTAACCTAAGATAATACAGGTGAAACACACATATTCATCGCTAGAGATAATTTCCATCCAAGACAAACAGTAATGGAATAGGGAGTATactaaaattggaaaaataaactTTCAGGGCaactaaattattatatataatagttgaatggcatatactccctctgttattttataattgatCTTTTAAGCTAATGGTAGAAAATTTTTACTTCCCCATTTTGGTTGTCAAATGGtgttaatggaaaaaaataacactaaGGAAACGTATTACCTGATTTGGCTGTGGACTGTCAATTATGAAACCAAGTAACTGACGGAGGTCATCAGCAGCTAAAGAAGGAGATGCTGCTCCCATTAGAAGTTCAATAATCACCAGAAGTTCATCAATCAGAGCATTAAGTTCCCCCATTTGACGCGTATTCCCGTCAAGAGGAAAAGTGGTCTCCGAATCCTTCTCAGAAATCATCCAATAGCATCTTCGACAGCCATCTAGAAGCAGCTGAATAGCTTCGGCATTCCTCATGGCTGTTGCTTCAGTGAAAACCATATCTTGAAGGGATGACAATAGCTTCTTCTGGAGTCCATAATTGCATAGGCTCCATATCTTTAAATCTAATAGAAGTGTGCGAAAGAGCTGCACTTTAAGAACATGATTGATCTTCTGAGATTGGCAAAGAGAAACAATGGCCGCAACcagttcctcttcttctactcCGCCATGCTTCCTGTCGAGGGATGCAAGTGAGTGTAGAAGATAACTCAGAATTCTAGCAAGAATCTCGGGTCCCTGATTACGACACAACTCTTCATTGTTCCCAGGATGTTGAATAGCAACTGATAGGATTCTAAATACAGGAGCAGCAAGAGTTACTGTGGACAAAGACAATGGAAGATTTCCAGGACATGGCTCCAAGCTATCTTTCTGCACATTGCTTACGGTCAAAGGAAGCAGGGACATGGGTCCTCCATAAGCTAGGGCCCAGAAGGACTCCACTGGCTTTATTCTCGTTGCAACATGGACTTGTCCAAGAACCTCAGCTGGTCGCCTTAGAGTGCCTTAACCAagataaaaaatacaaagtaaTCAAATTTTGGTCTAACTACAGccagaaaatgaaaatgattgtTTAGTGTTATCAGATTTAAAGAGCATTTGAGctaaaattgtaataaaaatgAAGTATAAATATAGGCACCTGCTGCTCCCGAAAGTGAAGCATCTGGGCAAAACCGCCCACTTAGCAGACAAGGGTGGTAAAGCAGGTGAGTATATCCTCCAATATCTGCATCCAAATTACTATTTTCCTCTGCCCTATTACGTACATAGTCATTTGTAGCTAGCCAAGGAAGGCCTGCCCCATTCCCAAAACAAGGCAAAACATCCCCACCTCTAGAAGCCAAGCGCGCCATTCTCTCAGGACCAATTGGTTCCTTAAATATATAAACTGGTCCCATCTCTGCAAACAAAGGACATTGACGACGACGACGTTGTAGACCAGCCATAGTAGGAGGAGGATTTGTGCCAATGCAACAGAAAGAGAGGGGCTTGGATATACGAGGGAAATCAAAAGGACGACTTTCGTACAAGGATCCATCAATATAAAGCCGTAATTCACTCTCGGCTTTCCCCAGAAGCCCCTGCTTGCAGCTATGCTCGAGACCAATAAAATACCAACATTGAGGCTTAAATGCATGAGTAAAATGCAGCGAAGACTTTCTTCCTTTCCCGCTACCACTCTCAACCACCAGAAATTGAGCATGGAAATATGCTTCTATTCCCTGATTATCAGCGGACAAAAAGCTGAACAAACGTGGCATATGAGCAGTACCCTCACCAGCGAGGGCACTCGCAGCCGCTGCAGCTGACATGGCGGATGTTTTCCCTGACTTGGCTGCTGCGGCAGCAGCAATTGCAGCTGCCGCAGTTGCAGCATTTAATGTGTCAGCAAATGATTCAATATAGATCCATGTTGCAAATGCGTAGCCATTGGTAAAGGGCCAACGACTTTCTCCGGGACCAAGTAAGCCAGAGCTTTCACCATCAAATTCAAAAGTACAAGCAGGTCCCCTTGATTCCTTTCCACTCATTGTCTTCTCCAAAGCAAGCATCAACGGACTTGACCATGCTGTTGTAATCGCTGTTTTTATAACCTGAAGCCACCTGTGTAAATCATCGACACTAAGGGAGTGTCCAGCTAAATGTTGGATGCATAGTAACAGGACAGAAGCAGCACTCCATTTCATATCAACATCCTTGAAAATTATCTCTTCCACTGATCGCAACAAAACCCCCAATAAACCTGCCGTGGAACACATAGCTCTGTTTCTCGTGCATGACCGTAAAATAACCAGGAAGCCCCGAACCATGCGAGTCTTTGGGGACATAAAATTAACGCTATCACCTAAACCAGGAAGCCAAGGAATAAGCTCACCAGAAACAATAGCAGCACGGGAATTTAACATGACACTAGGAGGGTTGCtatcttcatcctcttcaaaaCTCTCAACTCCACCCATGGTGGCAATAAGTGAATCGACAACAAGGAAAGCAGTGGCCTCTGACTCTTCTCCAGCGCCAAAACTCTCAATACCGCAGACAACATTCTTTAGTTTGTCTAAACTTTCAGGTTTCCCCATAATGGCTGAATCCACTAGATGCAGTAGCTCTGGAGAAACATTTGGAACTGTAGCCTTTGGCTTGGGTTTCTGCGGGGAATGAACTGGGGAATACCCAGATTCTGGATGGTGGAAAGAATCCAGACTAGTCTCAGACAGGGACTGCTGCATAGGATCAGGTGCGTCTCTCTCAGGTCCAGGGCTAGAAAGTCGGTCACTTTGCACATCATCCATGGGCATCAAATCATACATCTCCTGAGTCCCGGACAAGTGATCAGTAAGTCCTTCGGTGCCACCAAAAGAGGACCTCCCAAGATCAGAATTTGAAGTGCTTCCAGGCTCCTTAAGTTCACCATGTGATTCATTGACAGCTTTTTCCTGATCTCCCAGAGACACTTGTTCAAAATCATCATCCTTGAAAACTCTATCAGCTGAACTAATCCCTTGCATTGCTGTATCATCCTTGGCAATAAAACCAGAAGAATCCCCTATATCAAATGCCTCAATCTTGTCCTGCAAAGGATTAGCTATATCAGGCTTATCAGCTTCTTCTGCAAGCTTtctttcaccatcttcttccattCTATCAACTTATAAAGAGTACACTCATTCACACCGTTCTCTCAGCCTCCACCTGTTTAAACATCCAATTAAAGCTCGTGAGTCGAATGCATCGACACTGATGTAGATGAGAACTACAGTTGAGAACAAAGGCACTACGATTGAACCAAAGAAACTATTTATGATATACTCACTTGGATCTACTAAGAGTTACATATACAGCATGAGAAAAAAAGAGCAAATCACATAATAATATGCACAGCAAAGATTCAATTAGAAGATCAGATCTTAGCGAGGATCGATTaggaaattttttgaaattcgTATAAAAAACACATTCTGCGGGTATCATCGATAActatgaaagaagaaaatgctCATAGAAATCAATGCCAAAAGAGAATACGCACGGATCGGACCGGAGAGATGTACGGATATGATGAATCGGAAGCAGTCCAACAAATCTGGACAGATTCTCTATCCTCCGGCTGCGCAACGAAAGCTTGGTAGATGGAGAATGAGAAAGATTGAGTGAGAGGACGACGAAAGTAAAAGAGAGGTGGAGACGACGATCGGAGAAAGAGTAGCGAAGGGAGGCGACTTGGGCGCGCGGGAGAGAGAGAAGCGAagagacgaagagagagagagatttgtggtTTTTTACTGATTTTGGGATTTAGCATTTAACAACTAATTActgtatttctttcttttttactaagtattatgatatatgatataaaatgaGATCATCTACTACATGtgatacttttctttttttgggtcaaagtAATTTACTTTCTAAATCTACCTTTCAAAGTCTTTCAACAAGTGTTATTAGggcattggaaaaaaaaaacaaacaaaaacatttattataattttgacaTAAACTTCaatcataatatttgtttaggTGGAACTCAATGGTGATTGGTGTATTGGTTACTTGGTTACACTTTCACCAAACAACAAAAtcctctacttttttttttctcctttcaaACCAGCTTAGATTTATGGGCCTTGTATCAGCTGCTAAAGATATAACGTAGGCCCAATAGCAATATTGATACCTTGACTTCTTCAACCCTAGGCACCACCTCACTAGAAGATATCTGCAAACTTAAAACAACGAGACAAACACCTTCGTgatgatctttcttcttttatttttatatgttttacataggatcattaattattatatgttttacaACTCTTAAACAAACAGAAGAAAGTATGGCTATTTGATAGTGCGTTTCTTGATGGGAATGGCATGTAACGGTTTGGTCTTATGTAATGTGATACCAAAGGTCTCGTCCATGTCCAACTCCTCAGGAAATATGCCGTTTGGAAGCTTCCATTCAAATGAATAAAGAAGCGAAGCAAGTATGAGAGACACGATCTTCACAGCCAAAGGCAATCCCGGACATATTCTACGTCCCGCCCCAAACGGTGTTAGCTCATAATCTCTACCTTTCACGTCAGTATCTTTCCCTAAAAACCTCTCAGGCTCGAACTGTGTCGGGTTCTCCCACACATTCGGATCTCGTCCGATGGCCCAAACGTTCACCAAAACCTGAGCATCTTTAGGCACCATGAATCCAAGAATCTCCACATCCGTCTCTGCTTCCCGCGGGAGGAGAAGGGGAAGAGCTGGGTGCAAACGGAAAGTTTCTTTTACAACCGCTTGTAAATAGGGCAACTCTGAGATATCTGACTCTTGAACGACACCGTTTTCTCCTATCACTCGGTCTATCTCGGCCTGAGCTTTCGCCatcgttttagggttttttagtAACTCTGCCATTGCCCACTCTACGTTAGTAGAGTTTGTATCCGTGCCTGCTGCAAACATATCCTGACATATATAATCACATATCAGTAACGGCGACATTTaagctttatatatatgtaataattcATCTCAAAACTTCAGTAAacagaactttttttttaataaacagaaCATATATGTTCCTGTAAAAGCattgaatatgtttttgtaCCCTCGAAGTTTCCTTCGTAAGATTTGTTGGAATGTTACGATTGATGACATCAGAAAACTAGTGGATTCAATGCTGGTAGGATCGGACTTACCAAGAGAAGGTGTTCAATATCGCTATTGTCAAGCTCAGGTTCAACTCCTTGTGTGAGGGCAAGAAGCGAATCCAAGAAATCTATGTCGGAAACATCATCTGTAGATTCATTCCACTTCCACAATGCTATTTTCGCATCCATGAACCCACGAAAAAGCCTAAACAACCTCTCGGTGCAACCCTTCATGTTCTTTCTATTACTTTGCAGATCAAGGAAAcccaaaaatggaaaaaagttGGCAAGGTCTGGTTTCCCGACAGCTACCATGACAGCAGTCACCGTTTCCTGGAACCCATTCGAAATTTTCGAGTCGTAGCTACCGAGATCAACGGAAAACAAAATGTTCGATATGATATTAAGAGCTGTGGTGAAAGATGCACGAGAAATATTAactgcttcttctctcttgctgCTTTCACTCACGAATTTCACAAGCTCTTGCACATTCTTCATTCGCAGAGCTTTAGTGGTTTCGATACGCTGCGGGGAGAACATGAGACTCACAGACAATTTTCTCAACAACCtgacaaaacagaacaacaatttATGATCCGTTTTTAGGTCTTTGTtacgttttttaattttttacatttattgATTAtaggtttaaagtttaaacacaCAATATTTTGGGAGTACATACTATAATCATTTGAAAATTGTTAAGGCAAATTCAAGGGACCAAAATAAATAGGTCTGCGTTTACAATTTTCATCTAGTACATAGTtgtgtttattgtttatttctcatattatattaataactactacattattgtgttttttaatagaaaatatcgATATACAGTATATAGTTTAGCTGTAAAAGAGTAGGTTTTTTTGCATTTGAAACAATGGAATCTCTAATTAACCACAAAAGTATAATCATGAGAAAATAATAGTACCATAggagaaaaaaattgttaggtattggttgaaaaaaaaaaatgttaggtGCTAATTATACCTACAACGAGCCGAAGACGATGGAAGCCAGGCTACGGAAACCTCGTGGTGATTGATGGACCGTATAGAGTTAGTTGATTTACGGCCAGACAAGATCTGGTCATGTGTTCTTAGTACTTCTCTTGCAGCTTCTGGTGAAGCTATGACCACTGAGTTTAAACGTCCAAGCTTAAGACTCATGATTGGCCCATAGGTCTTTGAGAGGTCGGCGAATGAGCGGTGAGGGCTTTGACCGACTTGGTGAATGTTTCCGATTATCGGCAATCGTGGAGGTCCAGGAGGTAGCGTGGCGGAGCGGTAAGAGCTCCGTCGGAATcttgtggtggtggtgaagaTAAGGAAACATGTtgagagaaagcaaaggagcAAGAACATAACATTTTCTGAGATTATTTCCATCtgtgttataaaattatttggtttagttgactcatatttataatgtttaggTACCAATCCGAAATCCACGATGGATCCGATTTTctactactagtagtagtaattaGCGAATCCCACTTGTCATAAAATAGATACACGATGTTTTTTCAAGGACCCAGCGTTTGCAAAAGTCTACGAATGAATTTTGCAATTAAAAGATACGCAGAGGTGGCATGATTAAGAAATTATATTACACTTAAAAGCGATGTGTTGGTTGTTGGTCGATAATTGAGTTTCAGCGTCGCAACGTTTAAGTCGTGACGTTTTGGTTTGTGACGTTTAATCCAATAGTCACAAGTACAAAGAGACACAACTATTATGATGTAGTGTCTCCtttgttttctaaatcaatTTTGTCGTTGACAaataaagttcttttttttttttttaactcggAAAGCTTTATTaatatcttctttctcttctcagtattaatttaacatatacaCTTGCACCAAACAATAAAtcgtatacttttttttttctttaacaaatcCTCTACTTTCTTTTATAGcatatcataaaaaaa
The sequence above is drawn from the Camelina sativa cultivar DH55 chromosome 4, Cs, whole genome shotgun sequence genome and encodes:
- the LOC104783116 gene encoding cytochrome P450 76C4-like; the encoded protein is MEIISENVMFLLLCFLSTCFLIFTTTTRFRRSSYRSATLPPGPPRLPIIGNIHQVGQSPHRSFADLSKTYGPIMSLKLGRLNSVVIASPEAAREVLRTHDQILSGRKSTNSIRSINHHEVSVAWLPSSSARCRLLRKLSVSLMFSPQRIETTKALRMKNVQELVKFVSESSKREEAVNISRASFTTALNIISNILFSVDLGSYDSKISNGFQETVTAVMVAVGKPDLANFFPFLGFLDLQSNRKNMKGCTERLFRLFRGFMDAKIALWKWNESTDDVSDIDFLDSLLALTQGVEPELDNSDIEHLLLDMFAAGTDTNSTNVEWAMAELLKNPKTMAKAQAEIDRVIGENGVVQESDISELPYLQAVVKETFRLHPALPLLLPREAETDVEILGFMVPKDAQVLVNVWAIGRDPNVWENPTQFEPERFLGKDTDVKGRDYELTPFGAGRRICPGLPLAVKIVSLILASLLYSFEWKLPNGIFPEELDMDETFGITLHKTKPLHAIPIKKRTIK